In Salisediminibacterium beveridgei, one DNA window encodes the following:
- a CDS encoding diguanylate cyclase domain-containing protein codes for MEKYVKMMTNQLENKSNDWKEQRTVKESDMYRFLHSLKGTAGTIGLTAVQEQAEIKEASFDETGNTRLKESEWKPLLSDLQEALKEDNRDMKQPPQQNSGEVTNKIPEVEIETMPMVLMIHQDMAFVTTFKDDLERHGFQVMIAVTIEKGMELLDHLEPELLILDFTMLDKIELTAFTQLKDRTLRELIPLVAVSDNLNDDRRKTAYDLGVQDVMEKTMNLNVWRTYIQNRIEFRRVMQNRTTIDELTGAFNRNKMEHELSKLHEGLHQNQIERYTVSMLSLDHLHLINQEYGYMAGDDVLKGFVERFKQIKHKKDVIGRYRGEFAILFPDTTEKEAIDRIEHFRKTFCETNLPSEIAQIKPTFSAGVVEVNDVNEHQKRMVERAEQALNLARKRGGNITLKSADATSEAQMKDVVTLIIVDDDRVVREMLTHHFTRRKSISGRPIAVKSYTDGLSFVEGDWYEKGNQYVVLLDGIMPKMDGIEALQNVRNTYGEENIVISMLTGRKGEGEVARALTLGADDYMIKPFNVKEVAIRLDRLFERLNRI; via the coding sequence ATGGAAAAATACGTGAAGATGATGACCAATCAGTTGGAGAATAAATCGAACGATTGGAAAGAACAGCGAACCGTAAAGGAATCTGATATGTACCGGTTCCTGCACAGCCTGAAAGGCACTGCAGGAACGATCGGTCTGACTGCAGTTCAGGAACAAGCAGAAATAAAAGAGGCATCATTTGATGAAACAGGCAACACGAGATTAAAAGAATCAGAGTGGAAGCCGCTCCTGTCCGATTTACAAGAGGCATTAAAAGAAGATAATCGCGACATGAAACAACCTCCCCAACAGAACAGCGGCGAAGTAACAAATAAAATACCTGAGGTTGAGATAGAAACCATGCCGATGGTTCTCATGATTCATCAGGATATGGCATTTGTGACTACCTTCAAAGATGACCTCGAACGTCATGGATTTCAGGTGATGATTGCAGTTACGATCGAAAAAGGCATGGAATTACTGGATCATCTGGAACCTGAATTGTTGATACTGGATTTTACAATGCTTGACAAAATTGAGCTGACAGCATTTACACAGCTCAAGGATCGGACATTGCGTGAACTGATTCCGCTTGTCGCAGTCAGTGATAACCTGAACGATGACCGTCGGAAAACTGCCTATGACCTCGGAGTACAAGATGTCATGGAAAAGACCATGAATTTGAATGTTTGGCGTACATATATTCAAAATCGCATTGAGTTCCGCCGGGTGATGCAAAACAGAACGACAATTGATGAATTAACCGGAGCATTTAACCGAAACAAAATGGAACATGAATTAAGTAAATTACACGAGGGCTTGCATCAAAATCAGATTGAACGCTACACCGTCTCCATGCTGAGTCTGGATCATCTTCATCTGATCAATCAGGAATACGGGTATATGGCTGGTGATGATGTCTTAAAAGGATTCGTTGAGCGATTTAAGCAGATTAAACATAAAAAAGACGTAATCGGCCGTTACAGAGGGGAATTTGCTATTCTATTCCCGGATACGACAGAAAAAGAAGCAATTGATCGAATAGAGCACTTTCGTAAAACCTTTTGTGAAACGAATCTGCCTTCTGAAATTGCTCAGATCAAACCGACATTTTCTGCAGGTGTGGTTGAAGTGAACGATGTCAATGAACATCAGAAAAGAATGGTGGAGAGGGCAGAACAAGCGCTCAACCTGGCCAGGAAACGTGGTGGGAATATCACATTGAAAAGTGCCGACGCAACGTCAGAGGCACAAATGAAAGATGTCGTAACCTTGATCATTGTGGATGATGACCGGGTAGTCAGGGAAATGCTGACACACCATTTTACGAGAAGGAAGTCCATTTCAGGGCGTCCGATTGCTGTTAAATCATACACTGATGGGCTTTCGTTTGTCGAAGGGGACTGGTATGAGAAAGGAAATCAGTATGTGGTTTTACTCGATGGCATTATGCCTAAAATGGATGGGATCGAAGCACTGCAAAACGTCAGGAATACGTATGGTGAGGAGAACATTGTGATATCCATGTTGACCGGTCGAAAAGGAGAAGGAGAGGTAGCCCGTGCACTGACTTTGGGTGCGGATGATTACATGATCAAACCATTTAACGTAAAAGAGGTAGCCATCAGGCTTGATCGATTATTTGAAAGGCTGAACCGCATATGA
- a CDS encoding chromate transporter — protein MTHKHIFLAFLRVGLLGYGGGPAAIPLVQKEVVENYKWMTDDEFSDMLAMGNTLPGPIATKLAGYVGYRVSGIGGMLNALVASVLPTVILMIILLTTLSTFRDLDWVQGMTRGVIPVVAVLLGVLTWSFIEKSNKDLGWLKVTFLIVISVLLIQTLGLHPAVIIAALIIYVLTKPTGAQKGGESS, from the coding sequence ATGACTCATAAACATATATTTCTGGCCTTCCTGCGGGTTGGCCTTCTCGGATATGGCGGTGGACCGGCCGCCATACCCCTTGTTCAAAAAGAAGTGGTGGAAAACTATAAGTGGATGACCGACGATGAATTTTCCGATATGCTCGCCATGGGAAATACGTTGCCGGGTCCGATTGCAACGAAGCTTGCCGGCTATGTAGGTTACCGGGTTTCCGGTATTGGCGGTATGCTGAATGCTCTGGTCGCTTCGGTATTGCCGACGGTGATCTTGATGATCATTCTTCTCACGACACTGAGCACTTTCAGGGATCTGGACTGGGTCCAGGGCATGACGCGGGGCGTGATCCCTGTCGTTGCCGTCCTTCTCGGGGTTTTGACCTGGAGTTTTATTGAGAAATCGAATAAGGATCTGGGCTGGTTAAAAGTCACGTTTCTGATTGTCATCTCTGTGCTGTTGATTCAGACGTTGGGCCTTCATCCGGCAGTCATCATTGCTGCCCTGATTATTTATGTACTCACCAAGCCGACAGGCGCACAAAAAGGTGGTGAATCCTCATGA
- a CDS encoding HEAT repeat domain-containing protein, whose protein sequence is MIQVAAVTAVLLFVIQVLVLVYILYKKSKAKRFEAKVEKYFTKNLSAYLSFISGEHMHEPRLPESGDLKKEILERILNEVSGNSSDPEQLSNIQRIAQSHLSERYETTLLKGKWADRVNTLYFIEDFKMTNVSGQVWQHLTKIQNKDEEYRQTLRVLASFQDERLIDYLIQEQDISLGLIKELLRRLNSGSFEYLVSLIEDGDTDVPQVIEEAFISYCGESRNYEFMRFVERKIEDDRKEIRLKAFRSLCNYQYTSDTNSIKAFFSSEYWEERMYAARLSGIMNLEEYISDLIRLAGDSTWWVRFAACEAIKINPGGEDILHSIVSGHEDSYARDMAKQTLTMKGGM, encoded by the coding sequence ATGATCCAAGTCGCTGCTGTGACAGCTGTTCTGTTATTTGTCATTCAGGTTCTCGTGTTAGTGTATATCCTGTATAAGAAATCGAAAGCAAAACGATTTGAAGCAAAAGTTGAAAAATATTTTACGAAGAACCTGTCTGCCTATTTGTCGTTCATCTCAGGTGAACATATGCATGAACCCAGACTCCCTGAGTCGGGGGATCTGAAAAAAGAAATACTGGAAAGAATTCTGAATGAGGTCTCCGGTAATTCATCAGACCCCGAACAGCTGAGTAATATTCAAAGGATCGCTCAGTCACATTTGTCTGAACGTTATGAGACAACCCTTCTAAAAGGCAAATGGGCGGACCGTGTCAATACCCTCTATTTTATAGAGGATTTCAAGATGACCAATGTAAGCGGACAAGTCTGGCAACACCTGACTAAGATCCAGAATAAGGATGAAGAATATCGTCAGACGCTGCGCGTACTTGCCAGCTTTCAGGATGAACGGTTGATTGATTATTTAATCCAGGAACAGGATATATCCCTCGGACTGATTAAGGAGCTCCTGCGACGATTGAATTCGGGATCTTTCGAATACCTTGTGTCGTTGATCGAAGACGGTGACACAGACGTCCCGCAAGTCATTGAAGAAGCTTTTATTTCATACTGCGGGGAATCCAGGAATTATGAATTCATGCGATTCGTCGAGCGGAAAATTGAGGATGACCGAAAGGAAATCCGCTTAAAAGCGTTCCGGAGCTTATGCAATTATCAGTACACCTCGGATACGAACAGCATAAAAGCATTTTTTTCATCTGAATACTGGGAAGAGCGCATGTATGCAGCAAGGCTTTCAGGGATTATGAATCTTGAGGAATATATCAGCGATCTCATCCGGCTCGCGGGTGATTCAACCTGGTGGGTTCGCTTTGCAGCATGCGAAGCAATCAAAATCAATCCAGGCGGGGAAGACATCCTTCATTCCATTGTTTCCGGACATGAAGACAGCTATGCGCGGGACATGGCGAAACAAACCCTGACGATGAAAGGGGGGATGTAA
- a CDS encoding chromate transporter has protein sequence MIYWELFLAFLLPGVLGYGGGPAAIPLVEYEVVHRYGWMTSGEFAEMIAAGNALPGPIATKMAGFVGFQEAGILGASVALFAMVIPSLILMIALISLLMKYKDSPKVKQMSAIVRPTIAVLLGVMTLRFVGDSFDESGWIQTFLIMGVSYILLEMRKVHPAYVILMALIYGALFLH, from the coding sequence ATGATTTATTGGGAACTGTTCCTTGCCTTTTTATTACCTGGGGTACTCGGCTATGGTGGGGGACCGGCTGCCATTCCACTGGTGGAATATGAAGTGGTTCACCGTTATGGCTGGATGACCAGCGGGGAGTTTGCGGAGATGATTGCCGCAGGTAATGCACTCCCTGGTCCAATTGCAACCAAAATGGCCGGCTTTGTCGGTTTTCAGGAAGCGGGAATTCTCGGTGCGTCCGTTGCGTTATTTGCCATGGTGATCCCGTCATTGATTTTGATGATCGCTTTAATCAGCCTGTTGATGAAATACAAGGACTCACCAAAAGTAAAACAGATGTCTGCAATTGTCAGACCGACGATTGCCGTTCTTCTTGGTGTGATGACACTTCGGTTTGTTGGGGATTCCTTTGACGAGAGCGGATGGATACAAACATTTCTGATAATGGGTGTGAGCTATATCCTGCTGGAAATGAGGAAAGTTCACCCGGCTTACGTCATTTTAATGGCACTTATATACGGAGCTCTGTTTTTACATTAG
- a CDS encoding glycosyltransferase family 2 protein encodes MQVLAYVIIFYMIFVGVTYIVLFLIAGPRVKKESKLNRMEQIEEVAINQDTFPVSVLVPAYNEEVGIVSTVRSMLGLNYPQYEVIVIDDGSKDSTSENVISQFSMKKIDLARRKYFETEPVQSAYQSDLYPQLFLIIKENGGKADALNAGINFSSYPYFSAIDGDSILDRDALLKTMKPIIDSNGQVTATGGTVRIANGSTIVRSQIEKINLPRQPIVIMQIIEYFRAFLIGRLGLSRMNILLIISGAFGVFEKNRVIKVGGYNRDTVGEDMELIVRMHRSIKDEKSDQRIEYIQDPVCWTEAPSSVSSLRSQRKRWQRGLAETLWTHKRMMFNPKYKGIGLFSLPYYLFVELLSSVFELLGYFILVFGLLFSFISLEVASVMFLVTVMYGSLLSSLAVLLEEWTYHKYPDGKSVVTLFAWALTETFWYRPMMVLWRCEGLILTLKKNAEWGQMNRKGISENNG; translated from the coding sequence ATGCAAGTCCTTGCGTATGTCATCATCTTCTATATGATTTTTGTCGGTGTTACATATATCGTTTTGTTTTTGATTGCCGGACCACGTGTAAAAAAAGAGAGTAAATTAAACCGGATGGAACAGATTGAGGAAGTGGCGATCAATCAAGATACTTTTCCGGTCTCTGTTCTTGTTCCGGCATACAACGAAGAAGTGGGTATTGTCAGCACAGTCAGGTCAATGCTCGGACTCAATTATCCGCAATATGAGGTCATCGTCATTGATGATGGCTCAAAAGATTCCACCAGTGAAAATGTGATCAGCCAGTTCTCCATGAAAAAAATCGACTTGGCCAGACGGAAATATTTTGAGACTGAACCTGTTCAAAGTGCCTATCAGTCAGACCTGTATCCACAGCTGTTCTTGATTATCAAGGAAAACGGCGGGAAGGCAGATGCACTGAATGCAGGCATCAATTTTTCCAGCTACCCGTATTTCTCAGCAATCGACGGCGATTCGATTCTCGATCGGGACGCTCTGTTAAAGACGATGAAACCGATCATCGATTCAAACGGCCAGGTAACCGCTACGGGAGGGACGGTGAGAATTGCCAACGGCTCGACGATTGTCCGAAGTCAGATTGAAAAAATCAACTTACCACGGCAGCCGATAGTTATCATGCAGATCATTGAATATTTCCGTGCGTTCCTCATCGGCCGTCTGGGACTCAGCCGAATGAATATACTCTTGATTATTTCCGGAGCGTTCGGTGTCTTTGAAAAAAACAGAGTGATTAAAGTAGGCGGCTATAACCGGGATACCGTCGGCGAAGATATGGAACTGATCGTCCGCATGCATCGTTCCATCAAAGATGAAAAGTCAGATCAGCGGATCGAATATATTCAGGATCCGGTCTGCTGGACAGAGGCGCCATCGAGCGTCTCGTCCCTCCGCTCACAAAGAAAGCGCTGGCAGCGGGGTCTTGCAGAAACTTTATGGACGCATAAGCGAATGATGTTCAACCCGAAATACAAAGGGATCGGGCTGTTCTCCTTGCCCTACTATCTGTTTGTAGAATTGCTCAGTTCAGTTTTCGAACTGCTTGGCTATTTCATTCTTGTATTTGGTCTTTTATTCTCATTTATTTCACTCGAAGTTGCATCCGTGATGTTTCTCGTAACCGTGATGTATGGTTCACTCCTGTCATCACTGGCTGTGCTGCTCGAGGAATGGACCTATCATAAATACCCTGATGGAAAAAGTGTCGTGACACTCTTCGCATGGGCATTAACGGAGACGTTCTGGTACAGGCCGATGATGGTGCTGTGGCGTTGTGAAGGACTCATCCTGACGCTTAAAAAGAATGCTGAATGGGGTCAGATGAACCGAAAAGGAATTTCGGAGAACAATGGATGA